Below is a window of Humulus lupulus chromosome 9, drHumLupu1.1, whole genome shotgun sequence DNA.
ACCTTCATGCCTCTTAACATTTTTTGTTGTTCTGCCCTGTGAAACAAGCGAGACAACAAGTTTGTGGCAATAATGAACAAGGCAGGAGAGATGGGATCTCCCTGTCGAAGGCCCCTGGTTGAAGTTACAAAACCAAAATGGGAACCATTAAGCCGTAGAGTTGATGTCGAAGTAGTAACACACCTCATCACCCAACGAATGAAAATTTCGTGGAAACCCTAGTTTCTTAACACTGTCTCCAAGAAGTTCCAATCTAGTCTATCGTAGGCTTTCTCCATACCCACTTTAATCATCATGTGGCCCACCTTTGTACGCTTTGAATTCATGGAGTGAATAATTTCTTGGACTAGCATCGAGTTATCATGAATAATTCTACCATGGACAAATGTAGACTGCATTGGCGATACTAAGTTGTCTAGCAGTGGTCTCAGTCTATTTTCCAGCAGCTTTGATATGATCTTATAGGCAACATTGCAGAAGGCAATTGGCCTATAGTCGTTCACTAAGGATGGATGCTCCTTTTGTGGTAAAAGCACCAAATTAGCTTTATTTAGAACATGTGGGAGCTCTGAAGTGCTGAAGAAGTGCTTAAACATAGCAATAATATCGTCGCCAACCATGTCCCAATGATGCCTATAGAAAGAGGCCAGAATACCATCCGGGGCTGGAGCCTTATCAGGATGAATTGCTTGGAATGCCTCAAGGATTTCATAATCACTAGGGAGGGCCACAAGAGACTCATTTTGGTCGTTGCTAATAGACATCGGGAGAAGGCCCTCTAAATCTCGTGGGAACCTTGTTGCTGGGGAAATGAATCTTTCCTGGAATTTCTGTAAGAAACAGTTACCAATACTATTCCTCAAAGAAATCCACTCCCCCTTACTATTTTTGACTATATGGATAAAATTACGACGACACCGTACGATGGTGGAGGCGTGGAAAAAATTGGTACTTTTGTCACCATCTTTAAGCCAAGATATTCTCGATTTCTGTCTCCAGTGAATTTCTTCCATCCTCAATTTTTCATTCAGATAAGCTCGAGCCTCAATTTCAAGGCCCGGGTCACCACCACTCGCTGATTCAGCATGTTCTAGTCTCACTTTGGCTTCTGCAATTTGGTTCGACAATTTCTTGAATTGGGTTCTATTCCACATGCTAAGCTCTTTCTTTGTTTGGAGTAGTTTCACGTGTAAATTGAGCATGGGGTTGTGATGGGAAACTGAATTCCATGCATTCTGAACCACCCACAcacagtgttggtcccaaaatcACATATTCTCGTACATGAATTTCTTTCTAGGCCTCCCATGGTTTCCACTGGTATCAAGAAAAATCGAATTGTGGTCAGAAGACATTGTTGGAATATTCGTTACAATTGCTTTATGGAAGTGCACTCTCCAATCTGCCAAGGCAATACATCTATCCAACCTGGCTCTTTTTAACGAGCTTAAACCATTACTCTTTTTGCAGTTTTTCCTCCACGTGAAAGACAAGCCTAATGCCCCAATATCAATTAAGCCCGACCAAGCCACCATTCTTCTAAGGTCAAAGGAGTAGTAAGAGGTATTCCCTGGCTTAGAGTATATTATGCATTCGCTATCCTTCAGAGTGCCGTTTAAATCACCCATGACCAAGACTGATTTATTCTCTTTCATAACTAGATCTTCCAGTGTACTCCAAAACACATCCCTGACATTGAATGAAGGTGGTCCATATACTACAAAGAGGGACCAAGGTAAATGGGGAGGGTCCGACTTCATAGTACCAACAATAGAATTCCTAGTAAATGATTACACCTCAAACAAAACACCCTTCCTCCAGCTAACACCAAAACCTCTCGATAGACTTTGAGGAGGAATATAAACGAAATCATAGAAATCAAAATTTCTAAGGATAGAACCATACCTTTCCTCCTTGATCCTTATTTTAGAAAGAATGATAATGTCTGGTGAACGAGTTCTGTTAAGCTTCGCTAGCACTTGAACTATCAGTCCGCAGTGAAGACCTCGATAGTTCCATGCTCGTAGTTTCATAAGGACtgttgtaacgtcctggataaccaagaccgctacactgtgtacttgtaaagtgcaagacttgctagtcaagtcattaatttaaaaatgtgtcattagtttaagtgttctagggttaaaagacattttggtctcaaaagatacattttataaattaacaAACAGTTGACTAGAggggatccccaaaagatcagagTTTAAAAGCTGAATTGCAAAACCCAACAGTTAAAAGTAAactttagccatactaaggcaaaatacaaggttctggtcctcttgtccctatagcctcctcaaccgtggcagctgagcggCCTGCCATGTATATTTCACctgctgagctctccaatcagggctagtccaacttgcccttgcctttacctacaccacgtagcacccgtgagccaaggcccagaaagaaaacatcatatacaacataatcaatgataacagacagttAAATCATTACACATGTACtcccatcaaataatccacaataaatATTCAGCACATACATTTAGATTCAGgatacaatcaatcacatatcTCACTCATATCACAtgatattcagggccgacgacttaggccgcaccctttgtttaacccactgactccggctcgtttaaaccgagctcagtgcataataagttgtcctcggctaccagtggccgacccgcgccctgtgcgctagtgaaacccttggcacccttaggctgttggttcactaaatagcttgcatggcataataccatcatttcaagcctttacaatagggaacccttagtcccgtcacatatattcaactaggtgcagttttcttacctttaatctttacagttattgaattacgagcaacgcccctcaagcacgatccattcccgagcctaagcctatATCACCTACTCACAACCAAAgcatagggttccattaatattcaaatataggtttccggttacaaaactaactcccgggaatctgaattccaccaagcacggtggtgaaatcaatcccgagcatactagaccacattcccacatgcctaaaaccctcaaaagttcatgtgcataactaagggttgcggcccttgaagcttagccgcggccctatcctcaaaatagaaccaagcCCATCCTGGACAAAGACATGCACCGTGGCCCtagctttgggcgccgcggcgccctcccttggccgagcctccttggcctttTTTCAtcttagggccgcagcgctctagaacagagccgcgacccttcccttcgtgcccagaaaacccatcattttaaaactcaaaacctcatccaaaaccacccctaagctccctacttcaacacccaacatcaCCAAAGCTTAAAAACCAACTTAAACTACATAATTCAATAGAAAATCCAGCCCAACACACACTAGAATTCTCTTtttaatctctgaaacccaagaaCATATACACCCAAAACGAACCAGTCAAGAAAtcaaattcaaacctctaattgataaattaaagcttacctcttaaGTTGGATCCTTTCTCTGTTCAAAACCCAGCTAGTCCCCTAAGctttccagctcaaattccaccctaaacATTAGTGATACAagcacctcaatacccagctgaaaactcAAGGTTAAACTTCAGAAAACATAGGGTTTAATCCTTACCTTAGCTTGATTTGTTTCCCCTGAGTAAGTCTTGAGCTAAGCCTCAGAAATTCCCACTCAATTCCCAGAAATTTCCCCTAATTTTTCCCTATTTTGCTTTTGTGATTTTCTCTAGTTTGCTTTCCTTtactttccttgagagagagagagagagttgaatgAATAGCTGAGGGAAAAGTAAGGTCGGTTTAGTTTCCTTCTATGGGTTTCATAAATTTTTTCTTACTCACTAAGTTaattcccaaagctcggggtgccgaaaccgtccacgaggccaaaatggtaaaatcccccaatattcccgcctagacatcctaacctcaaatatatctccatatatttattttcataacccgatagtccaaatcactacccgatacctaaagtacccctgacttgtctgaagtcatatcttaagtcccgttatgacttttcccgctatctgaccctaggatcgtctcgagttgcgctctaagaacctgcccacataatattgtggttctcacatttatcacatatatatcataCTATCACatattatcattaattatcacataatcattattaatcacatattcacacatttaagtcaataatattcactctaatcccatttatgccctcccgacacactaatcaaggcccttaagccttattagcgaatttgggtcgttataacaaTCCCCTCCTAAtcagaatttcgtcctcgaaatttacgtgAATAGCTCGGGacactgatcccgcatcgccgtctccaactcccaggtcgcttcctcgaccttactattcctccataacactttcatTAATGATATCGTCTTATTTTGCAAGACTTtttccttccgatccaaaatccgAACTGGTCTCTCCTtgtaggacaagtctgtctgcaactccaagtcctcatacctcaacacatgagttgtatcagaaacatattTTCACAACAAAGagatatggaatacattatgaactcctgatagcgacAGTGGGAAGGCCAGCCTAAAAGCCACCTATCCaacctctctaggatctcaaaaggtccaacaaaccgagggctcaacttgccctttactccaaacctcttcacccctctcagtggtgaaactcgcagaaatacgtggtccccaacctggaactccacattcctacgcttaggatcagcgtagcttttctgtctactctgcgaagcatgcattctagctcgaatcttttcgATAGCCTCATTTGTCttttgaaccatatctggccccaaataccttctctcacccatctcatccccgtgaatgggtgatctgcacttccttccatataacatctcataaggagccaccccaatcgtggactgataactgttgttatatgaaaactcgatcaatgggagatacttactccacgaaccgtcaaagtcaatcacacatgccctaagcatgtcctccaatacctgaatcgtcctctcagactgtccatcagtctgaggatgaaaagctatgctaaacttcagctgagtccccatggctctctgcaaagctccctaaaacttggaggtaaagatagggtcccgaTCAGATACattagactttggaaccccatggagacaaactatctccctcacatacagctctgcatactgttccaatGAATacgtcgacctcactggtagaaaatgagctgacttggtatatctgtccactatgacccacaccgagtcatgaagtccaactgtcttgggtaatcctcccacaaaatccatcgtaatatcctcccatttcaactctgggatacccaaaggctgaagcaaactcgctggtcgctgatgttcaaccttaacctgctgacatgtcgaACATCTaaacacatactcaactacatccttcttcatcccgggccaccaatataatgtctgtagatcttgatacatcttcgtggtacccggatgaagtgagtatggcgtagtgtgagactcatccaatatctctcgtctaatcccctcatctgccggaacacatatccatccctgatatcggagcaaacctgtctcagaaactgcataatccttagttgtccccgctaaagcatgctgcctaacttcctgcaactgcacatccactaactgaccctccttgatccgctctaacaaggtcgactgcaaagtaatattggctaactggcctaccaccagttctatctttgccctgaccatctcatcagccaattccctcgagatctgggtggaaccatacaattgtcctgggcccctcctgctcaacgcatccgccaccatgttggctttcccaaggtgataaaggatatcacagtcagaatccttaaccaactccaaccaacgtctctgcctcatattcagatccttctgggtgatgaagtacttcaggctcttatgatcagtgtatatctcgcacttctcccccatacagataatgacgccacaccttcaatgcgaataccaccgcgctaactccaaatcatgagtcggataccattgctcataatccttcagctgccgagatgcataggctataactttctcattttgcatcaacacgcagcctaaacccatcctcgacgtgtcacagtagaccacaaacttcccttcctccgaaggaagactcaacacaggtgttgaaataagtcgtcgcttcaactcctgaaaactgttctcacacttctctgaccagacgaacttctgattcttccttgtcaactctgccatcggtgaagaaatctttgaaaacccctctacaaaccgcctgtagtaacctgccaacccaaggaatctccgcacctccgaggcattcctcagcctcggccaatccctaactacttcaaccttggacggatccaccttaatcccttctgccccaactatatgtccaagaaaggtcacctctggtaaccaaaactcatacttcttaaacttggcatacagctgatgctcccttaacctctgtagaacctgtcggagatgctgctcatgctctgcctctgaactggaatataccaaaatgtcatcgatgaagacaataatgaactgatccaagaaatccttgaacaccctattcattagatccatgaaagctgctggggcatttgtcagaccgaaagacatgaccaagaactcataatgcccataacgcatccggaaggccatcttcggtatatcctcatctttgatcctcagctggtgataaccagatcgaagatcaatctttgagaacaccgtcttaacttgcagctgatcgaacaagtcatcaattcttggtaaagggtacttattcttgatagtcaacgtgttcaattctctgtaatcgatgcacatcctcaaagtcccgtcctttttcttaacgaacaacactggagcgccccaaggagaataactaggcctgataaaccccaaatccagaagttcctgcaactgtatcttcaactcttttaattctgctggtgccattatgtatggtgtccttgatactggttctgtccccggtgccaactcaatctcaaactgaatctccctgcgcggcggcaaccctggaagattctcaggaaatacatctaagaactcacacaccaatctagtctctcccagcCCTGCCGCCATCACTCtagcagtatccactacactagctaggaaacctatgcatcccccctgcaataaGTCTCTGGCTcacaatgctgaaatcatgggtacgcggggtccagacaccgcacccacaaagacaaaagggtcctcgccctcaggctcaaaagtaaccatcttcttcctgcaaacAATCGTAGACCCATATCtagccaaccagtccatccccagaatcatatcaaaaccctccaaatctaactcaatcagatccaccaagagttccctactatcaaccaccactggcagtgccctaacccatctcttagagactactagttcccatgtaggcaacaaagtcccaaaccctgtggtccgatactcactaggtctacactatctatcaatcactctactagaaacaaaagaatgtgtagcaccagaatcaatcaatactgtaaaaggaaagccagcgctaaaaagctgacctgtcactaccgagggactagcctcggcctctgcctgagtcaaggtaaatactcgggctggagtcaagctatccacctttcccgcttcacctttcttcaccgttgggcaatctttcctgagatgccctactactccgcacacaaagcaagccttggcccaacactcgcccagatggcgtcttctaaacctcgggcactctggataggtcttccatgcctcgccgccaccctgacggccaccctgaccaccccgacccctcctattaggaccaacagcggtcgaagtgtcaagaGTCtacctcttgaagtcactggggcctccgaccctacctgtccctgaataaggaggcaccgctctgcggCCCTCACAACTCActgcgctctccctccatatcttgttctccgcttcctcaatggtaagagccttctcaaatacatgggcataagttgttcctccaggtaccgttgtgattctgacgtcctgggctatcatagcattaagccccatgataaaacgatcttgcctagcagcatcagtaggcacaagatctggtgcaaacttcgcaagcctatcaaatatcagagcatattcagtaacaatcatattgccctgcacaagactcacaaactcattaaccttcgctgctctgacagcaacattgtaatacttttggCTAAACAAATCTTTGAAACCATCCCAAGACAATGTGGTAACATCcatggtctgcgatgccacttcccaccaaatgcaggcatcctccctcaacatataagtggcgcaggccactctatcatgcccctcaatcctcataaaatctagaattgtagtgatcatagttagccactgctcggcttccctcaaagattgggggttgctacttcctgaaccgctcatataatggtTCCCACCTattaacaacctccccaggctgcacaACTGGTatcactacaggtggcacaatagggacAGCACTCCCTGACAGAGCCTGCTGTCGCAAAATACGGATCTGCTCGTCCTGACTCTGTAGTCGAGCCTACATATCAGTCATTAactgctaccagttctcagggattggtggagggttctggccctggtcatcactcccggccccagacctagtgccagctagtcgtgtagattttcttggacgcatagctatccaagtcaatctgtaaATAACGACttggcagtcagaccatgatgacagggtaaaagcttttccaagacccaccaatggaacataaccaatcacaagcaTTCAGCATATAAATATCCATCCACATGCACTAGCTGTTCATAAGCACGCCTCCAATTTCACTACACAATAGCTATAAAAcaggcattcatccatgcacaatatacaattagtcatccatatattcatttacatgcactgcaatgttaataaacatgcctcaatattttcacacaacaTTCAAGGGCCAGGcactatcagtatctcatgcttcctaataatccagtaaataacaCATTCACAGCTCATCAcaagcacataagcacataaacacatatgCACATTActgaaccctgatttgagcttgtctctagcagcgaatgaaCATGTCCAGCCtgccttcaggaacccttaaacctaggacgctctgataccaagttataatgccctggataaccaagaccgctacactgtgtacttgtaaagtgcaagacttgctagtcaagtcattaattttaaaatgtgtcattagtttaagtgttctagggttaaaagacattttggtctcaaaagatacattttataatttaACAAACAGTTTATAGGAGGGGATCCACAAAAGATCAGAATTTAAAAGCTGAATTGCAAAACCCAACAGTTAAAAGTAAACTTTAGCCATACTAAggtaaaatacaaggttctggtcctcttgtccctgtagcctcctcaaccgtggcggctgagcggcctgccatgtacattccacctgctgagctctccaatcagggttggtccaacttgcccttgcctttacctgcaccatgtagcacccatgagccaaggcccagcaagaaaacatcatatacaacaaaatcaatgataacagacagttAAATCATTACACATGTACTCCCATCAAATAATCTACAATAAATATTCAGCACATACATTTAGATTCAGgatacaatcaatcacatatcTCACTCATATCACAtgatattcagggccgacgacttaggccgcaccctctgtttaacccactgactccggcaagcttaaaccgagctcagtgcataataagttgtcctcggctaccagtggccgaccCGCGCCATGTGcactagtgaaacccttggcacccttaggtcgttggttcattAAATAGCTTTCATGGTATAATACCTTCATTTCAAGCctttacaatagggaacccttagtcccgtcacatatattcaaccaggtgcaattttcttacctttaatctttacagttattgaattacgagcaacgcccctcaagcacgatccgttcccgagcctaagcctttatcatctagtcacaaccaaagcatagggttccattaatattcaaatataggtttccagttacaaaactaactcccgggaatccgaattccaccaagcacggtggtgaaatcaatcccgagcatactagaccacattcccatgcctaaaaccctcaaaagttcatgtgcacaactaagggatgcggcccttgaagcttagccgcggccctagcctcaaaacagaaccaagcccaTCCTGGACAAAGACATGCACCGTGGCCCTAGctttgggcgccgcagcgccctcccttggccgagcctccttggcctttTTTCAtcttagggccgcagcgctctagaacaaagccgcgacccttcccttcgtgcctagaaaacccatcattttaaaactcaaaacctcagccaaaaacACCCCTAAGCCCCcaacttcaacacccaacatcaCCAAAGCTTACAAACCTACTTAAACcacataattcaacagaaaatccagcccaacacacactagaattctctttttaatctctgaaacccaagaacataaacacccaaaaCTAACCAGTCAAGAACTCAAATTCAAACTCTAATTCATAAATTAAAGCTAACCTCTTAAGTTGGATCCTTTCTCTGTTCAAAACCCAGCTAGTCCCCAAAGctttccagctcaaattccaccctaaacATTAGTGATACAagcacctcaatacccagctgaaaactcAAGGTTAAACTTCAGAAAACATAGGGTTTAATCCTTACCTTAGCTTGATTTGTTTCCCCTGAGTAAGTCTTGAGCTAAGCCTCAGAAATTCCCACTCAATTCCCAGCAATTTCCCCTAATTTTTCCCTGCTTTGCTTCTGTGGTTTTCTctagttttctttcctttactttccttgagagagagagagttgaatgAATAGCTGAGGGAAAAGTAAGGTCGGTTTAGTTTCCTTCTACGGGTTTCATAAATTTTGTCTTACTCACTAAGTTaattcccaaagctcggggtgctgAAACCGTCcacgaggccaaaatggtaaaatcccccaatattcccccctagacatcctaacctcaaatatatctccatatatttattttcttaacccgatagtccaaatcactacccgatacctaaagtacccctgacttgtccgaagtcatatcttaaatcccgttgtgacttttcccgctatctgaccctaggatcatctcgagttgcgctctaagaacctgcccacataataatgtggttctcacatttatcacatatatatcataCTATCACatattatcattaattatcacataatcattattaatcacatattcacacatttaagtcaataatattcactctaatcccatttatgccctcccggcatactaatcaaggcccttaagccttattagcgaatttggatcgttacaactGTGGAGACTTTTCCAGGCAAGTCTCCAAAGCCCCAAAACGAAAAACCTTCTCACTTTGGTTTGAATGATCCTCTTCACGATGACCCTTAGTC
It encodes the following:
- the LOC133800230 gene encoding uncharacterized protein LOC133800230 gives rise to the protein MKSDPPHLPWSLFVVYGPPSFNVRDVFWSTLEDLVMKENKSVLVMGDLNGTLKDSECIIYSKPGNTSYYSFDLRRMVAWSGLIDIGALGLSFTWRKNCKKSNGLSSLKRARLDRCIALADWRVHFHKAIVTNIPTMSSDHNSIFLDTSGNHGRPRKKFMYENM